A section of the Streptomyces xinghaiensis S187 genome encodes:
- a CDS encoding cysteine hydrolase family protein has protein sequence MRKSALVVIDMVNTYDHPDADRLISSVRETLPAMRELIERARDEDVDVIYVNDNFGRWRSHHDEILDTALSGPYADLVEPVRPDKQSLFVLKARHSVFFQTPLEYLLTEYGIGRIVLCGQVTEQCVLYSALDAHIRHLTVAVPRDAVAHIHPDLADAALRMMERNMGAEICDAAEIRF, from the coding sequence ATGCGGAAATCGGCCCTCGTGGTCATCGACATGGTGAACACCTACGACCATCCGGACGCGGACCGGCTGATTTCCTCGGTACGGGAAACCCTCCCCGCGATGAGAGAGCTGATCGAACGGGCCCGGGACGAGGACGTCGACGTCATCTACGTCAATGACAATTTCGGCCGTTGGCGTTCCCACCACGACGAAATCCTGGACACGGCGCTCTCCGGCCCGTACGCCGATCTGGTGGAGCCGGTCCGGCCCGACAAACAGTCGCTCTTCGTCCTGAAGGCACGGCACTCGGTCTTCTTCCAGACACCGCTGGAATATCTGCTCACCGAGTACGGCATCGGCCGTATCGTGCTCTGCGGCCAGGTCACCGAGCAGTGCGTGCTGTACTCCGCGCTCGACGCGCACATCCGCCACCTCACCGTGGCCGTTCCCCGGGACGCGGTGGCCCATATCCACCCCGATCTCGCGGACGCCGCGCTGCGCATGATGGAGCGCAATATGGGGGCCGAGATCTGCGACGCGGCGGAGATCCGGTTCTGA
- a CDS encoding SDR family oxidoreductase, producing the protein MTTQNGSEDTARRVAVITGADSGIGRATAVRLAARGMDIGITWHEDEEGARETAGEVRGLGRRAAVRQADLTRLPEAAGVIDELAGELGRIDVLVNNAGTGTATPYLDIDLATVRQVLDVDLVGPFLCGQRAARRMIGQGGGGRIVNVTSVHEHQPRVGAAPYCAAKGGLGLLTQVMALELAEHGITVNSVAPGEIATPMTGQEDTDVRTEPRPGVPLGRPGDAREVAAVIAFLAGPDSGYVTGASWAVDGGMLRMGPMAGSHLESGAWRRG; encoded by the coding sequence TTGACAACGCAGAACGGTTCCGAGGACACCGCCCGCCGGGTCGCCGTGATCACCGGCGCCGACTCCGGGATCGGCCGCGCCACCGCGGTGCGCCTGGCCGCGCGGGGCATGGACATCGGCATCACCTGGCACGAGGACGAGGAAGGGGCGCGGGAGACGGCCGGGGAGGTGCGCGGCCTCGGCCGCCGCGCCGCCGTGCGGCAGGCCGATCTGACCCGGCTGCCGGAGGCCGCCGGCGTCATCGACGAACTCGCCGGCGAACTGGGGCGGATCGACGTCCTCGTCAACAACGCCGGCACCGGTACCGCCACCCCCTACCTCGACATCGACCTCGCCACGGTGCGGCAGGTCCTCGACGTCGACCTGGTGGGGCCGTTCCTGTGCGGTCAGCGCGCGGCGCGCCGGATGATCGGCCAGGGCGGCGGCGGCCGGATCGTCAACGTCACCAGCGTCCACGAGCACCAGCCGCGGGTCGGCGCCGCCCCGTACTGCGCCGCCAAGGGCGGACTCGGCCTGCTCACGCAGGTGATGGCGCTCGAACTCGCCGAGCACGGGATCACCGTCAACTCCGTGGCGCCCGGGGAGATCGCCACCCCGATGACCGGCCAGGAGGACACCGATGTGCGCACCGAACCCCGCCCCGGGGTGCCGCTGGGCCGGCCCGGGGACGCCCGTGAGGTGGCCGCGGTGATCGCCTTCCTCGCCGGGCCGGACTCCGGCTACGTCACCGGCGCCTCCTGGGCCGTGGACGGCGGGATGCTGCGGATGGGCCCGATGGCCGGCTCGCACCTGGAGAGCGGCGCCTGGCGCCGGGGGTGA
- a CDS encoding VOC family protein → MSATTPVVQGAPCWVSLITSDLRLAQDFYHGLLGWEFRPAFHRKEYVVAYKDGAPVAGIGALARSMGFPVAWSPYFAVESADKVSDRIRERGATVAVGPIPFGPGRVAWAADPMGAPFGIWEGYTEPEWPVRRGPGFPSWIELRTRDIFAATIFYSEVLGWDTEPPERCDVRYTDEQVLVRIEGRTVGSLRGGALESAPDPRIRPRWHVYFCVEDVPAAAERAAASGGEIVTPPEETHHGWESTLRDRQGGLFTVMSREN, encoded by the coding sequence ATGTCGGCCACAACCCCCGTGGTGCAGGGCGCACCCTGCTGGGTGAGCCTGATCACGAGTGATCTCCGGCTTGCGCAGGACTTCTACCACGGGCTGCTGGGCTGGGAGTTCCGGCCCGCCTTCCACCGCAAGGAGTACGTGGTCGCGTACAAGGACGGCGCACCCGTCGCCGGCATCGGGGCGCTGGCCCGCTCCATGGGCTTCCCCGTGGCCTGGTCCCCGTACTTCGCGGTGGAGAGCGCCGACAAGGTCTCCGACCGCATCCGGGAGCGGGGGGCGACGGTCGCCGTCGGCCCGATCCCGTTCGGCCCGGGGCGGGTCGCCTGGGCGGCCGACCCGATGGGCGCCCCCTTCGGCATCTGGGAGGGGTACACCGAACCGGAGTGGCCGGTCCGGCGCGGGCCGGGCTTCCCGTCCTGGATCGAGCTGCGCACCCGGGACATATTCGCCGCGACGATCTTCTACAGCGAGGTGCTGGGCTGGGACACCGAGCCGCCCGAGCGCTGCGACGTGCGGTACACGGACGAGCAGGTGCTCGTCCGGATCGAGGGGCGCACGGTGGGCAGCCTGCGCGGCGGGGCGCTGGAGTCCGCGCCGGACCCGCGCATCCGGCCACGCTGGCACGTGTACTTCTGCGTGGAGGACGTGCCCGCCGCGGCGGAGCGGGCGGCGGCATCCGGCGGGGAGATCGTCACCCCGCCGGAGGAGACCCACCACGGGTGGGAGTCGACGCTGCGGGACCGGCAGGGCGGGCTGTTCACGGTGATGTCGCGGGAGAACTGA
- the ligD gene encoding non-homologous end-joining DNA ligase, whose amino-acid sequence MAETAQLTVGGRVVQLSHPDKVYFPERGFTKLDVARYYLAVGEGITRALRNRPTTLERYPDGVTGESFFQKRAPANLPDWIPTARISFPSGRHADEICPTEPAAVLWAANLGCLTFHPWPVRRGNTDHPDELRIDLDPQPGTGYREAVRAAQELRDVLDGLGLRGWPKTSGGRGLHVFVPIEPRWTFTQVRRAAIAVGRELERRAPDRITTAWWKEERGPKIFVDYNQTARDRTIAGAYSVRPRPHAPVSAPLLWEELPHAVPEDFDLATMPVRYADLGDVHADMEKHPCRLEAALELAERDERDHGLEDLPYPPDHPKMAGEPKRVQPSRARR is encoded by the coding sequence ATGGCAGAGACGGCGCAGCTCACGGTCGGCGGCCGGGTCGTACAGCTGTCCCATCCGGACAAGGTGTACTTCCCGGAGCGCGGCTTCACCAAGCTCGACGTCGCCCGCTACTACCTGGCGGTCGGCGAGGGCATCACCCGGGCCCTGCGGAACCGGCCCACCACCCTGGAGCGCTACCCCGACGGGGTGACGGGCGAGTCGTTCTTCCAGAAGCGGGCCCCGGCCAACCTCCCCGACTGGATTCCCACGGCGCGCATCTCCTTCCCCAGCGGCCGGCACGCGGACGAGATCTGCCCCACCGAGCCGGCCGCCGTGCTGTGGGCGGCCAACCTCGGCTGCCTGACGTTCCACCCGTGGCCGGTGCGGCGCGGGAACACCGATCACCCGGACGAGCTGCGGATCGATCTCGACCCGCAGCCGGGCACCGGCTACCGGGAGGCGGTCCGCGCGGCACAGGAGCTGCGGGACGTCCTGGACGGGCTGGGCCTGCGCGGCTGGCCGAAGACCTCGGGCGGGCGCGGGCTGCACGTCTTCGTGCCCATCGAGCCGCGCTGGACGTTCACGCAGGTCCGCCGCGCCGCCATCGCGGTGGGCCGGGAGCTGGAGCGGCGTGCGCCGGACCGGATCACCACCGCCTGGTGGAAGGAGGAGCGCGGCCCGAAGATCTTCGTCGACTACAACCAGACCGCCCGCGACCGCACCATCGCCGGTGCCTATTCCGTCCGTCCCCGGCCGCACGCGCCGGTCTCCGCACCGCTGCTGTGGGAGGAGCTGCCGCACGCCGTGCCGGAGGACTTCGACCTGGCGACCATGCCGGTGCGGTACGCGGACCTGGGCGATGTGCACGCGGACATGGAGAAGCACCCCTGCCGGCTGGAGGCCGCGCTGGAACTCGCCGAGCGGGACGAGCGCGACCACGGTCTGGAGGACCTGCCGTATCCGCCGGATCACCCCAAGATGGCGGGAGAGCCGAAGCGGGTCCAGCCCAGCCGGGCCAGGCGGTGA
- a CDS encoding ATP-dependent DNA ligase, producing the protein MDLPVMPPVRPMLAKSAARIPADMLYEAKWDGFRALVFRDGGEIEIASRSGRPLNRYFPELVAAFRERLPERCVLDGEIVVARGPRLDFDALLERIHPADSRVRLLAERTPAGYVAFDLLALGDRSLLETPQRERREALVAALEHAGDPVFTAPATYDLGLARRWFEQFEGAGLDGVVAKPPGLGYRPGERVMVKVKHERTADCVLAGLRPHKSGPVVGSLLLGLFDDAGRLQHVGVCAAFPMRRRKELMEELAPLRMDSAEGHPWADWAEEEAHERSRMPGAPSRWTGTKDLSWVPLRPERVCEVAYDHMQAGRFRHTARFRRWRPDRVPESCTYAQLEEPVRYDLSSVLPGRPSG; encoded by the coding sequence ATGGACCTCCCGGTGATGCCGCCCGTGCGCCCGATGCTGGCGAAGAGCGCGGCCCGCATCCCGGCGGACATGCTGTACGAGGCCAAATGGGACGGCTTCCGCGCCCTGGTCTTCCGGGACGGAGGCGAGATCGAGATCGCCAGCCGCTCCGGAAGACCGCTCAACCGCTACTTCCCCGAACTGGTGGCGGCCTTCCGCGAACGGCTCCCGGAGCGCTGCGTCCTCGACGGGGAGATCGTCGTCGCGCGCGGCCCGCGGCTGGACTTCGACGCGCTGCTGGAGCGCATCCATCCGGCCGACTCCCGGGTGCGGCTGCTCGCGGAGCGGACCCCGGCGGGCTATGTGGCCTTCGACCTGCTGGCCCTCGGCGACCGCTCGCTGCTCGAGACCCCGCAGCGGGAGCGGCGCGAGGCGCTGGTCGCCGCCCTGGAGCATGCGGGTGACCCCGTCTTCACGGCCCCGGCGACCTACGACCTCGGCCTCGCGCGCCGCTGGTTCGAGCAGTTCGAGGGCGCGGGCCTGGACGGCGTCGTCGCCAAGCCGCCCGGTCTCGGCTACCGGCCGGGGGAACGGGTCATGGTCAAGGTCAAGCACGAGCGGACCGCCGACTGCGTGCTGGCCGGCCTCCGCCCGCACAAGAGCGGCCCCGTCGTCGGCTCCCTGCTGCTCGGCCTGTTCGACGACGCCGGGCGGCTCCAGCACGTCGGCGTCTGCGCGGCCTTCCCCATGCGGCGGCGGAAGGAGCTGATGGAGGAGCTGGCGCCGCTGCGGATGGACTCGGCCGAGGGCCACCCCTGGGCGGACTGGGCCGAGGAGGAGGCGCACGAACGGAGCCGGATGCCGGGTGCGCCCAGCCGCTGGACGGGGACGAAGGACCTCTCCTGGGTGCCGCTGCGCCCCGAGCGGGTCTGCGAGGTGGCGTACGACCACATGCAGGCCGGACGCTTCCGGCACACGGCCCGGTTCCGCCGCTGGCGGCCGGACCGGGTGCCGGAGTCGTGCACGTACGCGCAACTGGAGGAGCCGGTCCGCTACGACCTGTCGTCGGTGCTGCCGGGCCGGCCCTCCGGGTGA
- a CDS encoding YihY/virulence factor BrkB family protein, with amino-acid sequence MGPTNDHEEARGATTGGPHGSAAPEGPGELPSRSWKGVLRRTLKEFKEDDLQDRAAALTYFGVLSIFPALLVLVSLLGVIGRSATDKILENVQSLAPGAARDILDRAVTQLQGNASTSGVFALIGLAAAVWSASGYIAAFIRTSNAVYDLPEGRPAWKITPLRLVLTVALMIMLAASALIVVFTGPLAQRAGDMVGLGDTAMTVWSIAKWPVLLILVVLMIALLYWAAPNVRGRGFRWVTPGSLIAVVVWLLASGAFAFYVANFGSYNKTYGTLAGVIIFLVWLWISNLAILLGLELDAELSRERAVQAGHPEDVEPYVEPRDTRKWPEDLQREHESRHPEGRPGSTDDRS; translated from the coding sequence ATGGGACCTACGAACGATCACGAAGAGGCCCGCGGGGCCACCACGGGGGGTCCGCACGGATCCGCGGCCCCGGAGGGACCGGGCGAACTGCCCTCCCGCTCCTGGAAGGGGGTGCTGCGCCGGACCCTCAAGGAGTTCAAGGAGGACGACCTCCAGGACCGGGCCGCCGCGCTGACCTACTTCGGGGTGCTGTCGATCTTCCCGGCGCTGCTGGTCCTCGTCTCGCTGCTGGGAGTGATCGGCCGGTCGGCCACGGACAAGATCCTGGAGAACGTGCAGTCCCTGGCCCCCGGCGCGGCCCGCGACATCCTCGACCGGGCCGTGACCCAGCTCCAGGGCAACGCCTCCACCAGTGGCGTCTTCGCCCTCATCGGCCTGGCGGCCGCGGTGTGGTCGGCGTCCGGCTACATCGCGGCGTTCATCCGCACCTCGAACGCGGTCTACGACCTGCCGGAGGGCCGCCCCGCCTGGAAGATCACCCCCCTGCGGCTGGTGCTGACCGTGGCCCTGATGATCATGCTCGCGGCGAGCGCGCTCATCGTGGTCTTCACCGGGCCGCTCGCCCAGCGCGCCGGGGACATGGTCGGCCTGGGCGACACGGCGATGACCGTGTGGTCCATCGCCAAGTGGCCCGTCCTGCTGATCCTGGTGGTGCTGATGATCGCCCTGCTCTACTGGGCCGCGCCCAACGTCCGGGGCCGCGGCTTCCGCTGGGTGACCCCGGGCAGCCTGATCGCGGTGGTGGTGTGGCTGCTGGCCTCGGGCGCGTTCGCGTTCTACGTCGCCAACTTCGGCTCGTACAACAAGACGTACGGCACCCTGGCCGGTGTCATCATCTTCCTGGTCTGGCTGTGGATCTCCAACCTGGCCATTCTGCTCGGCCTGGAGCTCGACGCCGAGCTGTCCCGGGAGCGGGCGGTCCAGGCCGGCCACCCCGAGGACGTGGAGCCGTACGTGGAGCCGCGCGACACCCGCAAGTGGCCGGAGGACCTCCAGCGCGAGCACGAGAGCCGTCACCCGGAGGGCCGGCCCGGCAGCACCGACGACAGGTCGTAG
- a CDS encoding DUF1990 family protein, whose amino-acid sequence MARDLEQVYRAACAAGPTYAETGATREDPLPAGYRLRLRRSLPVGHGAEVFERAAAFVLDWGPQRATGLAPHPGTPVEEGGTVLLVPRPGGLRLPGPLIPCRVVWTERGPDRAGFAYGSLPGHPECGEESFTVIRDAGGAVRVEIAVFSRAAARYTRLAGPVARAAQRLALGRYLRSVARAAREG is encoded by the coding sequence ATGGCCCGTGACCTCGAGCAGGTGTACCGAGCGGCGTGCGCCGCCGGGCCCACGTACGCGGAGACCGGGGCCACCCGGGAGGATCCGCTCCCCGCCGGATACCGGCTGCGCCTCCGGCGCTCCCTGCCGGTCGGCCACGGCGCGGAGGTCTTCGAACGGGCCGCCGCCTTCGTCCTGGACTGGGGGCCGCAGCGCGCCACCGGCCTGGCACCCCACCCCGGTACACCGGTCGAGGAGGGCGGCACCGTGCTGCTCGTTCCCCGGCCCGGCGGACTGCGGCTGCCGGGACCGCTCATCCCCTGCCGGGTGGTCTGGACGGAGCGCGGGCCGGACCGGGCCGGCTTCGCGTACGGATCGCTGCCGGGGCATCCGGAGTGCGGGGAGGAGTCCTTCACGGTGATCAGGGACGCCGGCGGCGCGGTGCGGGTCGAGATCGCCGTGTTCTCCCGCGCCGCAGCCCGGTACACCCGGCTCGCCGGGCCGGTCGCCCGGGCGGCCCAGCGGCTGGCCCTGGGCCGCTATCTGCGCTCCGTCGCCCGGGCGGCGCGCGAGGGGTGA
- a CDS encoding SDR family oxidoreductase translates to MGSTAQKTATHGTAPVDLAGKNAMVTGGARGLGASISRALARAGAAVDVADVRRELAQDLCRELKAEGHQARYTELDVREPAVAARFFRDLDQVERPLDILVNNAAVDVSKPIEHLSAEEVTRVVGTNLLGPMYLCLEVYRRMVARGSGHIVNILSTASNRTWTEAGPYAAGKSGLRAFTHTLFKEAQRDCLGIGVTGVIAGGMETPFVLDRFPDADTTKLQSPDIVADAVLYALSVPHGSVIPELVVVPRCETSWP, encoded by the coding sequence ATGGGCAGCACAGCGCAGAAGACCGCGACGCACGGCACAGCACCGGTGGATCTGGCGGGGAAGAACGCCATGGTGACCGGCGGCGCCCGCGGCCTGGGCGCCTCGATCAGCCGGGCCCTGGCGCGGGCGGGGGCCGCCGTCGACGTGGCGGACGTCCGGCGCGAACTCGCCCAGGACCTGTGCCGCGAACTCAAGGCCGAGGGACACCAGGCCCGCTACACCGAACTCGACGTCCGTGAACCGGCCGTGGCGGCACGGTTCTTCCGCGACCTCGACCAGGTGGAACGGCCCCTCGACATCCTCGTCAACAACGCCGCCGTGGACGTCTCCAAGCCGATCGAGCATCTGTCGGCCGAGGAGGTCACCCGGGTCGTCGGCACCAATCTGCTCGGCCCCATGTACCTGTGCCTGGAGGTCTACCGGCGGATGGTGGCCCGCGGCAGCGGCCACATCGTGAACATCCTGTCCACGGCCTCCAACCGCACCTGGACCGAGGCCGGCCCCTACGCGGCGGGCAAGTCGGGGCTGCGCGCCTTCACCCACACCCTCTTCAAGGAGGCGCAGCGCGACTGCCTCGGGATCGGCGTCACGGGCGTCATCGCGGGCGGTATGGAGACCCCGTTCGTCCTCGACCGCTTCCCGGACGCGGACACCACCAAGCTGCAGAGCCCCGACATCGTCGCCGACGCGGTGCTCTACGCCCTGTCGGTGCCGCACGGCAGCGTCATCCCCGAACTCGTGGTGGTCCCGCGCTGCGAGACGTCCTGGCCGTGA
- a CDS encoding metallophosphoesterase family protein, with protein sequence MIRVAAVGDIHMAPDSRGLLRPAFETLGDRADLFLLAGDLTRHGTPEEARVVAEEITGLPVPVVAVLGNHDYQDDRPEEVADILRSAGATVLEGGSTVLRVGGSAVGIAGVKGFCGGFAGRSAGEFGEPEMKAFVRSTRLSADSLHRELEALADRECLLRIALTHFSPVRDTLAGEPEEIYPFLGSYQLAEAIDGAGADLAVHGHAHLGTEHGMTGGGVLVRNVAQPVIRRAFAVYHLACAPDAGGAVEEGRPAYADRGMS encoded by the coding sequence ATGATCCGCGTCGCGGCCGTCGGCGACATCCACATGGCCCCGGACAGCCGCGGGCTGCTCCGCCCGGCCTTCGAAACCCTCGGCGACCGCGCCGATCTCTTCCTGCTGGCGGGCGACCTCACCCGGCACGGCACCCCGGAGGAGGCCCGCGTCGTCGCGGAGGAGATCACCGGGCTGCCCGTGCCGGTCGTCGCCGTCCTCGGCAACCACGACTACCAGGACGACCGGCCGGAGGAGGTCGCCGACATCCTCCGCTCCGCCGGCGCGACGGTGCTGGAGGGCGGCAGCACCGTGCTCCGCGTGGGCGGGTCCGCCGTGGGGATCGCCGGCGTGAAAGGCTTCTGCGGCGGCTTCGCGGGGCGCAGCGCGGGGGAGTTCGGCGAGCCGGAGATGAAGGCGTTCGTCCGCTCCACCCGGCTCAGCGCGGACAGCCTGCACCGGGAGCTGGAGGCCCTGGCCGATCGGGAGTGCCTGCTGCGGATCGCGCTCACCCACTTCTCGCCCGTCCGCGACACGCTCGCCGGGGAGCCCGAGGAGATCTACCCGTTCCTCGGCAGCTACCAGCTCGCCGAGGCCATCGACGGCGCCGGGGCCGACCTGGCCGTGCACGGCCACGCCCATCTGGGCACCGAGCACGGCATGACGGGCGGCGGGGTGCTGGTGCGCAACGTCGCCCAGCCCGTCATCCGGCGCGCCTTCGCGGTCTACCACCTGGCGTGCGCCCCGGACGCCGGGGGAGCCGTGGAGGAGGGGCGGCCCGCGTACGCCGACCGGGGCATGTCCTGA
- a CDS encoding DUF2795 domain-containing protein — protein sequence MAEKVNPIELQKALKGADYPADRKSLASLAESNGADRKIVEKIESLGQKKFTGPDQVEKAVAQEQ from the coding sequence ATGGCCGAGAAGGTCAATCCGATCGAACTGCAGAAGGCCCTCAAGGGCGCCGACTACCCGGCGGACCGCAAGTCCCTCGCCTCCCTGGCCGAGAGCAACGGGGCCGACCGCAAGATCGTCGAGAAGATCGAGAGTCTCGGGCAGAAGAAGTTCACCGGCCCCGACCAGGTCGAGAAGGCCGTGGCGCAGGAGCAGTGA
- a CDS encoding NAD-dependent epimerase/dehydratase family protein: MDAADKAAIPGSGGPGGPAGPSGPGAAAPPADRAAARPATPAGAVPGDGGRRWDHAVVTGGAGFVGSHLCTALLAEGTAVTCVDDFSTGTPGNIAHLRDHPGFTLLRADVSAPFAGHVPGPVDLVLHFASPASPADYLRLPLHTLDTGSLGTRNALALAREREARFVLASTSEVYGDPLQHPQNERYWGNVNPVGPRSVYDEAKRFGEALTTAEAAARGTDAGIVRLFNTYGPRMRGHDGRAVPTFIRQALAGEPLTVTGDGRQTRSLAYVDDTVRGILALAASDLLGPVNLGNPDEITMLDLAHQVIDLTGSPSTVRFIERPTDDPAVRCPDITLARGKLQWAPLVDAREGLARTIEWYRQRARPGAEAA; encoded by the coding sequence ATGGACGCCGCCGACAAGGCAGCGATACCCGGATCCGGCGGGCCCGGCGGGCCCGCCGGCCCTTCCGGACCGGGCGCCGCCGCGCCGCCCGCGGACAGGGCCGCCGCACGGCCCGCGACACCGGCCGGAGCCGTGCCGGGTGACGGCGGCCGCCGCTGGGACCACGCCGTCGTCACCGGCGGGGCCGGCTTCGTCGGCTCCCACCTGTGCACGGCCCTGCTGGCGGAAGGGACCGCCGTCACCTGCGTGGACGACTTCTCCACCGGAACGCCCGGCAACATCGCACACCTGCGGGACCACCCCGGGTTCACGCTGCTGCGGGCCGACGTCAGCGCACCGTTCGCCGGGCACGTCCCCGGACCGGTGGACCTCGTCCTGCACTTCGCCTCGCCCGCCTCGCCCGCCGACTACCTCCGGCTGCCGCTGCACACCCTGGACACCGGCAGCCTCGGCACCCGCAACGCGCTGGCACTCGCCCGCGAACGGGAGGCCCGCTTCGTCCTCGCCTCCACCTCGGAGGTCTACGGCGACCCCCTGCAGCATCCGCAGAACGAGCGCTACTGGGGCAACGTCAACCCGGTCGGCCCGCGCAGCGTCTACGACGAGGCCAAGCGCTTCGGCGAGGCGCTGACCACTGCGGAGGCCGCGGCCCGCGGCACGGACGCCGGCATCGTCCGGCTCTTCAACACCTACGGTCCGCGGATGCGCGGGCACGACGGGCGCGCCGTGCCCACGTTCATCCGCCAGGCGCTGGCGGGCGAACCGCTGACGGTCACCGGCGACGGCCGGCAGACCCGCTCCCTGGCCTACGTCGACGACACCGTCCGGGGCATTCTCGCCTTGGCCGCGTCCGACCTCCTCGGGCCGGTCAACCTCGGCAACCCGGACGAGATCACCATGCTCGACCTGGCGCACCAGGTCATCGACCTCACCGGCTCGCCCTCCACGGTCCGCTTCATCGAACGGCCGACGGACGACCCGGCCGTGCGCTGCCCGGACATCACCCTGGCCCGCGGCAAGCTCCAGTGGGCGCCGCTCGTCGACGCCCGGGAAGGGCTGGCCCGCACCATCGAGTGGTACCGGCAGCGGGCCCGGCCCGGGGCGGAGGCCGCCTGA